A window of Candidatus Paceibacterota bacterium genomic DNA:
TTACCACATCGGGTATAAATCCCCTCTTAATATCTCTTTTAGCTAGAAGCGCTGATAATCGTTTTCTAACTAAAGAAGCGGGGATTCCCCTAAATACCGCATTGGGATAATTAGTGTAAATCCAGACGAAAGTACAAGTCTGTATCTTCTTGGTCGGCATGCGGTCTTGGGTTTTTAAAACGCCATCCTTGAGCAGGACAATTTCTCCCGGGTTTATGTCTCGCTGGAGTTTGAACCCAAAATTTTCGAAACCACAAGGGTCAGAAGCAACTGCTACTGCTCCTTGCTTTTCACCAACTACTAACGGCCAGTGACCAGTCGGACAACAAACAACATAAATTCCCTGTGGAGTAAGAATTGCCAAAGAATAAGCGCCCTCTATCTCCTGGGTCATTTGTTTTATGCCGTCAACCACATTGTCTCCCTGAGCTATCAGTTTGGCAATTAACTCGATATCCGCTCCTCCCCAAGCAAAAGAATGGCCGAAGGTCTTAAATCTTTCGATTAATTCGTTATGGTTAATGAGATTGCCGGAAAAACAGGTACAAAGCTCTCCCATTCTTGAATCTACTAAAATCGGCTCTCGGTTTTCACCGCAGTAACCAATGCCTTCAGTTCCATTCATATCAGCTAAATCATTGCTGAAGGTAGATCTAAATAATCCTCGATGAGTACGGATTTTTATTTTTTCTCCGTCAAAGGTCGTTAAGCCGGCATAAACTTCGCCCAGATGTTGTTGATAAAAAGTCTCCCAGAACAAATCCTCCAAGAAATTACCTTTATATAGGTTAGGGTTAACACTTAGAGCAAAAAATCCTGCCATTTTTAGGCCTCCTTTTTTCATTATTGAGTTGTTAAATAACAACCCTCCTGTTTTTTACTATCATTCTTTCTTTTTTAAGTAAAGAGATTTTCCCATATCTGTATTCGCTGATTTCCTTGTCCAATCTTACTATTCAATAACAAGGAAATTATTTGCTTTTTTGAGGATTCTTTTGGCATTTTGGAATTTCAGCTGTTTTAATGCTCTCTCGAAAGGAAGCCATTTGTACCCCATATGCTCTTTCGAAATCTTTACTCTTTTTGTTTTTGTTTCGGCTAAGTAGAAAACAACGAATTTTAAGATTGTTTTACCTTTAAATTCAAAAAAATATTTAATTTTTTCTTCAAACCCTTTAATAAAACTAATATCAGTCAATCCTGTCTCCTCAGTTGTTTCTCTCCTGGCTGTCATTATCAGCTTTTCACCTTTTTCAATATGTCCTTTAGGAAAATCCCAATAAGGTTTTGGCCTTCTGGACCCTCTGGGATAGTGCAAAAGAAGGTAAAAGAGTTTACCTTCTGATTTTCTGAAAACGATGACGCCGGCAGACTTTTCAACAGGCATAGTTTATTTAAAATATTGCAATAATTTTGCTAATGGCTGGCTGTTAATGATATCGCTTTTTTCTGCCCAACCACGACGAGCCTGGGCAATGCCGAAATTCATGAATCGCATATGGTTTTTATCGTGTGAATCGGTATTAATTACCATCTTCACGCCAGCTTCTTTGGCTTTTTTAATATTCTTTTCGTTCAAATCCAATCTTTCCGGCCAAGCATTGATTTCTAAAATCGTTTTCGTTTCCTTGGCCACCTTCAGAATTTTATCAAAGTCTATCTGATATTCGTCTCTCTTCTTTAAAATCCTGCCTGTTGGATGGGAAATTATATCTACATTCGGATTTCTCATCGCTTTAATCATTCTTTCTGTCATTTTTGATTTTTCCATTTTAAAAGCTGAATGTATTCCGGCAATAACAAAATCCAGTTTTTCCAATGCTTTATCTTTAATATCAATCGAACCGTCAGACAATATATTAGCTTCACACCCTTGGAGAATGTGGAACCCCGCATCAGAACCTTTGGTTCGGTACGGGGCAAGTTTTTCATTTAATTTATCAATCTCTTTCCGTTGTTGTTCTAATTCTTTTTCGTCCAATCCGTTCTCAATTCTTAAGAACTTTGTATGGTCAGCAATGCCGATATATTGATAACCCATGTCCTGAGCCGCTTTTGCCATAACTTCAATCGTATTTGTTCCACCATCCCAAGCAGAATGACAATGCAAATCACCCTTAATATCTTTATAGCCAATAATTTTTGGCAATTCCCCATTTCGAGCTGCTTCCAACTCACCCTGGTCTTCTCTCAGTTCCGGTTCAATCCAGGAAAGACCTAAAGCCTTGTAAACGCCGTTTTCATACCAGCCAGCAATCATTTTCTTTCCTTTAAAAAGCCCGTATTCGTTCAGCTTCATTCCTTTTTTAATGGCAATTCTCCTTAAAACAATATTATGCTCTTTGGAACCGGTAAAATACTGCAAGGCTGAACCGAAAGATTTTTTAGAAACCACTCTCAAATCAACGTCAAACCCCTCTCTCAGCCTTATGGAAGATTTCGTCGTTCCTTTCCCCCATATTTTTGTTATATTCGGCAGCTGAACAAAAAAATCCATTACTTTTTTTGCCCCATTAGAAGATTTTTTTCTAACGGGGTGAAGATTTTTCGCCGTTATTAAAATATCAACGTCGCCAATGGTTTCTTTCCTTCTTCTGACAGAACCAGCTTCGCTTATCTGTTCCACTTCTTTTAAGGCTTTTAGCTTGTCTAAAATTTCTTTTACTTTCGGCAGAATCTCACCAAGCAGAAATCTTCCTTTTGATCTTTTCAAAAAAGCAATTCCTTCTAAAAGATTTTTCTCTGTTTTCTCGCCGAATCCCTCCAAAGCAGCAATCTTGTGAGCCTTAGCTGCTTTTTCCAGCTCCTTAACGTTTCTTACTCCCAATTTCTGATAAAGCAACTTTGCTCTTTTTGGTCCCATTCCCTCAACAGCAATTATCTCTTCCAGATCTAAGGGCAAACGTTTCTTGAACTGCTGATAATATTGTATTTTTCCTGTTTTCAAATATTCTTCAATCTTTTCGGCGATACTTTTGCCGACTCCCGGAATTTCCTCAAGATCTTTAATTCCTCCCCGTCTGTAAATATCTTCAACATCTTCTTCCATGCTCTCCAAAGCAATGGCTGCCTTTTGATAGGCATAAGGTTTGAAAGCCACTTTATCCATTTCCAAGTAATCGGAAATTTCGTAAAAGACTTTGGCTAATTCTTGGTTATTCACCCCGTTAGAAGTTTGCATATGTATTATTGGCCAAAAAAGACCAAAGGTTCTTTTTCGGCGGAAGTTTAACGAAATAAAGTAATTGTTTAATCTTTAGCATGTTTAACCGTGGCAAACTTCTAACGGGGTTCATTGATTAAAATGGTTTTTCCGTAGGCGGAACTCTCGGAATAAAGCCATCTCTGTGAAAAAGATGGTTGCGCATAAAAAACAAAAGGAAAGTGGCTCCTAATCCAAAAAGACTTATTAAAACGAAAATAATCTTAAAGCCTAAGAAAGTAGCTAATATTCCGCCGAAAGCAGCGGCAAAACTGAAAGCAAAGCCAATGGTAGTGCTCTCAATACTCCAGGAAAACGCCTCCCATCCTCTATCAATATGCCTGGTGAAAATACCTGCCCAGCTGGGCAAAACGCAGGCCATACACAGTCCTCTTATCGCTTCCAGTAAAAATATATGCCAAAGCTCCGTGGTAAAAATATATGCCAAAGGAATCAAATTGGCGAAAAACATGCCGAAAACCAAAAGGTTAAAATCGTCTTTCTCTCCTTTCTTGACGTCAAGGTAATGGGCGATAAATGGCTGGGCAACTGATTTAACAAACCAAAAAGTGGCAGCAATAAGACCAACAGCAGCTAAGTTGCCGCCATTAATTTGCTGGGTTATGAAAATGGCAAAAATTGGGCCGATTAATCCCCAGCCGCACTGAAGAAAAAAATCGGAAATAATGAGAGTTTTGATAACTTTATTAATCCCCGTCATAGTTGTTTAAAGCTTTGTTGGCTCTTTTAAAAATTATGTTTTTTATCAAAGATACTCCCAAACGGAATAAAATGAAAATGCCGAGCAAAGCAACCATCAATTCAGCACCTCTGATAATCATGGTGAAAGCAGTGGCTGTTGCCGTCTTTAGGTGCAGATAATTAAAGGCAAATGACTGAACTGCTTCATGGGAACCGAGAGAAGTAGGAATGGGAATAATCATTGCCAGATAGGTAAAACCGAGGACTGATATAGCAGACAAAAAACCAATCTTTCCTCCCAAGAAAATGATTAAAAGCCAAGTCCGCAAAATCATCAAACCAGTTCTTAAAAAATTCAGGATAAAAACCTTCCACATATTCTGTTTTCTTGGCTTAAAAAAGGAAAATATTTCTTTTTCAATTTCAAAAAGATGGTTTTCCTGTCCATTGTTCATAAATCTGCCCAAAAACTTCGTCATACTCTGCTTTTTGAAAGCTTTAACGTAAAAGAACGAAATAGCAGCGATAAAAAATAAAATGATAATACCGACGCATATAAGAAGCTTCATCGGCGGGATGCCGATAGTCAAAAGAAAGAAGACGGCCCCAAACAGAATGACTATCAAGTTCACCGTCCATTCCAGAATCCTATCCAGTATCACTGAGGCCATGCCCTGCGGCCAGGGTACCTCATCCCTTTTTTTAAGCATATATCCCTGGAAAATTTCTGCTCCGACAATCAATATCGGCGCTAAAAGCCTGATGGAAAAAGTGGCAATATAAATTCGCCACATCTCCCTAAAAGATATTTTCTGGCCCTTGCCATCCAGAATCTCTTTCCATTTCCAGGTGCCGAATACAGCCATAAGAAAAGTGATAAAGAGAATGGCCAACCCCTGCCAGCCGGTAAAAACCAAGAGCGCGTTTTTAATCTCCTGCCAGCCGACTATCTTTAAAACCCAAAAGAAAATCAATGCACCGACTAAAAAAGAAAATAGGAAAAGTAAAAGTTTTTTCATATGAATCAGCGGAATTTATCGCTGAGAAAACTGACAATTTTAGGACCGACCTCGGGAGATTCCCAGAAATAATTATGTCCTGGCGCTTGAAAAGCCCTGGAAAGAGACAAATACTGTCCGTTAATCTTAGCAGCTAGCCACTTAAAAGGGCTTTCAATCAAAGAAAAAAACAAAGGGCTGACTTGGCCCCCAACTAAACTGTCTTTTCCTTCGTTGTCCACTTGGATGATATTGTCTGTTTCAAAATTATCTGCCCAAAAAGGAGTGCCAACGGCAATAGCAAAAACTGAATCTTTGATTTCTTCGGAAATGTTTTCGTAAGTTTTCGTAACAAAAGCTCCGCCGATAGAAAGCCCGGTAATAATTATTTTCTTGTCCGGAAAAACTTTATTAATCTCTTCTATTTTTTCAGCCAAATCTTTTGAAGAATTTTTAAAATTGTTTGATAACTCTCTTAAACCGGACACCTTACCCAACAAATCGTCTTTTGTTCTGACATAGGGGATAACCACTGTGCTGTACCCCCACTGATCAAAAGTCTGCTGTATTTTTTCAATAATCGGGGCAAAATCATCTGCTTCCCCAAGGGGTACATTGCCCCAGCCTCCTGGATTAAAAATGATGATAACATCGCTGTTTTGAGACAGCGCTAAAGCTTCCTGCGGCTGGAAATTATTCGGCATGACTTCCGGTCCAAAAAGTATGAATAAACCGATAAAAATTACGAAAAGATAAATAAATTTCTTCATCTTTTTCTCTTTTTATGGAATCTTTTTTCCAAAACTTCTATAAATTCCAATAAAACATCATCGTCAAAAAATTCTCTTGCCCACAACCACCAAGGAGCCAAGGGAGGATTTTTGTACTTTTCCCAGTATTCATAAGCCTGTAAAAAGTTTTCCATTCTGTCTGCCTGATGGAAAAATCTTCCTTCCGGAGTCAATTTTTTTTCGTAATCCAACCAGATATTCCTTATCTCGTTTTTCAAATCGGCTGGCAATTTTGCGATAAGTTTTTCCAATCCTTTTTTCTCTCTCTTATATTTGCCAGCAGCAATCTTTTCCTTTTCAGCATCTGAGAATCTCGGCCAGGTTTTCATCAACTTTTTAAGCTGTTTTTTGTTCTTCGGCAAGATTGAGTCGTATGGAGTTGTGTCTCCAGCATATATTTCGCACAAATCATGGACAAGAGCAATTTTTATAAGCTTTTCCATATTAATGCCCTTTTTCTTCCTGCCCAAAATCCATCCTAATATGGCTGCGCGAAAAATATGCTCGGCAATGCTTTCCGGGTTTTTAATCTGGTTTATCACCCACCCTTTTCTATCTTTTCTCTTTAATTTGCCAACTTTAATTAAAAAATTGAGTACGTCTTTCATACTAATTAAATTTATCATATTCCAGCTAAATAAAAAAGAGAGTCAAAACCCTCTCAAAACCAAAATGAGACAAAATTCTATCAGCTAATTCTGTATTTTATCTTCTTAATCTTGTAAGTTGTATGAATTGGAGAAGAAACAACAACCGCTTCTCCGGCCTTGTGCCCCAAAAGAGCTATGCCAACAGGTGATTCATTGGAAATTTTGCCGGTAGAAGGATTGGCTTCCAGAGATCCGACAAGAGTGAATTCATCAGTCTGCCCGCCAACTTCAACTGAAATGGTCGCTCCCAAATCAACAATATTTTGCTTTTCTTTGCGGGGAGATTTGATTAAAGTAGCGTTCTTAATAATGCTGTCTATCTCTAATATCCTCGACTCCAGAAAACTGACATCTTCCTGGAAAACAAGATATTCGGGATTCAAATCTTCGGACTGCAAAACCTTAGGAGATTCTCCTCTGGTTTTAGCAAGCTTAAGCTCTTTTAAGCTCTTGTATTCATTCTTTATCTTTTTCAGTCCTTCTTTGGTTAGATAAAACTTTTTTTCTTCTGGCATCGAAGTAAATAATTAATTGTTTACGAGATGAGAGATGAATTTTAATTCATCGAACATCGAAATAAATTAATTCATTGAACATGTTTTTAAAAACCCCTCTTGGTTGAGAGGGGAGGTAGTTTTAAGTTAAGTTATTTACTAATAATCCCCTCTCAGCAGTTAATTTTTCCAAAGGCCAAAACAATGGTAGTAGAGACCTTTTTTAAAATTGACCAAACTTTATAGGGATTATGTGTCA
This region includes:
- a CDS encoding NUDIX domain-containing protein — encoded protein: MPVEKSAGVIVFRKSEGKLFYLLLHYPRGSRRPKPYWDFPKGHIEKGEKLIMTARRETTEETGLTDISFIKGFEEKIKYFFEFKGKTILKFVVFYLAETKTKRVKISKEHMGYKWLPFERALKQLKFQNAKRILKKANNFLVIE
- the polX gene encoding DNA polymerase/3'-5' exonuclease PolX, which codes for MNNQELAKVFYEISDYLEMDKVAFKPYAYQKAAIALESMEEDVEDIYRRGGIKDLEEIPGVGKSIAEKIEEYLKTGKIQYYQQFKKRLPLDLEEIIAVEGMGPKRAKLLYQKLGVRNVKELEKAAKAHKIAALEGFGEKTEKNLLEGIAFLKRSKGRFLLGEILPKVKEILDKLKALKEVEQISEAGSVRRRKETIGDVDILITAKNLHPVRKKSSNGAKKVMDFFVQLPNITKIWGKGTTKSSIRLREGFDVDLRVVSKKSFGSALQYFTGSKEHNIVLRRIAIKKGMKLNEYGLFKGKKMIAGWYENGVYKALGLSWIEPELREDQGELEAARNGELPKIIGYKDIKGDLHCHSAWDGGTNTIEVMAKAAQDMGYQYIGIADHTKFLRIENGLDEKELEQQRKEIDKLNEKLAPYRTKGSDAGFHILQGCEANILSDGSIDIKDKALEKLDFVIAGIHSAFKMEKSKMTERMIKAMRNPNVDIISHPTGRILKKRDEYQIDFDKILKVAKETKTILEINAWPERLDLNEKNIKKAKEAGVKMVINTDSHDKNHMRFMNFGIAQARRGWAEKSDIINSQPLAKLLQYFK
- a CDS encoding MFS transporter, whose translation is MTGINKVIKTLIISDFFLQCGWGLIGPIFAIFITQQINGGNLAAVGLIAATFWFVKSVAQPFIAHYLDVKKGEKDDFNLLVFGMFFANLIPLAYIFTTELWHIFLLEAIRGLCMACVLPSWAGIFTRHIDRGWEAFSWSIESTTIGFAFSFAAAFGGILATFLGFKIIFVLISLFGLGATFLLFFMRNHLFHRDGFIPRVPPTEKPF
- a CDS encoding flippase-like domain-containing protein, which translates into the protein MKKLLLFLFSFLVGALIFFWVLKIVGWQEIKNALLVFTGWQGLAILFITFLMAVFGTWKWKEILDGKGQKISFREMWRIYIATFSIRLLAPILIVGAEIFQGYMLKKRDEVPWPQGMASVILDRILEWTVNLIVILFGAVFFLLTIGIPPMKLLICVGIIILFFIAAISFFYVKAFKKQSMTKFLGRFMNNGQENHLFEIEKEIFSFFKPRKQNMWKVFILNFLRTGLMILRTWLLIIFLGGKIGFLSAISVLGFTYLAMIIPIPTSLGSHEAVQSFAFNYLHLKTATATAFTMIIRGAELMVALLGIFILFRLGVSLIKNIIFKRANKALNNYDGD
- a CDS encoding HD domain-containing protein, with amino-acid sequence MINLISMKDVLNFLIKVGKLKRKDRKGWVINQIKNPESIAEHIFRAAILGWILGRKKKGINMEKLIKIALVHDLCEIYAGDTTPYDSILPKNKKQLKKLMKTWPRFSDAEKEKIAAGKYKREKKGLEKLIAKLPADLKNEIRNIWLDYEKKLTPEGRFFHQADRMENFLQAYEYWEKYKNPPLAPWWLWAREFFDDDVLLEFIEVLEKRFHKKRKR
- a CDS encoding GreA/GreB family elongation factor, producing MPEEKKFYLTKEGLKKIKNEYKSLKELKLAKTRGESPKVLQSEDLNPEYLVFQEDVSFLESRILEIDSIIKNATLIKSPRKEKQNIVDLGATISVEVGGQTDEFTLVGSLEANPSTGKISNESPVGIALLGHKAGEAVVVSSPIHTTYKIKKIKYRIS